A window of Streptomyces sp. NBC_01689 genomic DNA:
CGGGCTGACCCTGCTGGTGCCCTACGCGGCGTACGTGCTGGCGGAGGAGCTGCACGGCTCCGGGGTGCTCGCCGTGCTCACCACCGCGCTCTTCCTCGCGGAGTACGCCACCGACGCCGACGACGTCCTGACCCGGCTCGCCGGGCACACGTTCTGGGACGTGGTGGACACGCTCGTCACCGGCGTCGCGTTCGGACTGATCGGGCTGGAGCTGCACAACGCGATCCGGACGGCGGCCGGACGGTGGGGCGAGATGCTCGGGTGGGCGGCCGCGATCGTCGCGGTCGTCGTGCTCGTACGCCTCGCGTGGCTGCTGCCGGCGACGTGGCTGACGAAGCGGCTGCACGCGAAGCGGGACTACGACGAGGAGATCCCCACGTCGTGGCGGGAGACGGTGGTGATGTGGTGGTCCGGGATGCGCGGGGTCGCCTCGGTGGCCCTCGCGCTGGCGGTTCCCCTGAAGATGGACGACGGATCTCCCTTCCCCGACCGGGACGAGATCGTGTTCATCGCGTTCGGTGTGATCATGGCGACGCTCGTGCTGCAGGGGCTCACGCTGCCCTGGCTCGTCAGGCGGCTCGGGGTGCGGGCCGACGAGGACGTCGAGAAGGCCTTCGAGAAGGAGCTCGCGGTCCGGGCCGCCAAGGCGGCGAAGCGGAGGCTGAAGGAGATCGAGGAGGTCGAGGAGCTGTCGGAGGAGGTCTCCGAACAGCTGCTGCGGCGGGCCTTCGACATCGGGACGCGGATCAGTCCGGACCTGGGTGACGAGGAACGGCGCGAGGCGTACGAGCAGCGGGCGCGGCGGCTCAAGCGGGTCCGGCGCATCCAGGCGGAGATGATGAGCGCGGCCCGGCACGAGGTGCTGTCGGCGCGCAGTGAGCCGGGGGCGGACCCGGAGATCGTGGACCGGGTGCTGCGGCATCTCGACGTGCGCAGCCTGCGCTGAGGGCGCGCGTCCAGGACGCGCGCCCTCAGCGCAGGCTGCGTCCAGGACGCTGGGACGGCCGGTGGCCGGTGGCCGGTGGCCGGTTGTCGGCGGTCGGTGGGCGGTCGGTGGTCGGCGGATGCCAGGCGGGAGGGGGCGTGGTCGTGGCCGGTCGACGGGTCAGCCGCGGCCCGGACCGGTGCGCGGGGGCCCGGAGGTGTGCGCGTGGTTGTGGCGGGCGGTCGCCGCGCCGTCGGGTTCCGTGCGGGTCGGGCCGGGGAGCTGTCCCGGTGGAAGTACCGCCTCCGCCGTGTTGACGCGGGGGAGGGCGTAGGGGTGCTGCTCGGTGAGCCAGCGGATCATCTGCTCGCGCACCGTGACCCGGACCGTCCAGATGTCGTCCGCGTCCTTGGCCGTGACCAGGGCGCGTACCTGGATGGTGTTGGGCGTCGAGTCCGTGACGGCCAGACCGTGATCACGGCCGTCCCAGGCCGGGCACTCGCGCACGATGTCCCGCAGCTTCTCGCGCATGGCCTCCACCGGAGCGCTGTGGTCGAGGTGGAAGAAGACGATGCCGGTCATCTGCGGGGTGCCGCGCGACCAGTTCTCGAAGGGCTTCGAGGTGAAGTACGAGACCGGCATGGTGATCCGGCGTTCGTCCCAGGTCCGGACGGTCAGGAAGGTCAGGGTGATCTCCTCGACCGTGCCCCACTCGCCGTCCACGACGACCGTGTCCCCGAGCCGCACCATGTCGCCGAAGGCGATCTGCAGCCCGGCGAAGAGGTTCGCGAGCGTGGACTGGGCGGCGACACCGGCGACGATGCCGAGGATGCCGGCCGAGGCGAGCAGTGAGGCGCCGGCCGCGCGCATCGCCGGGAAGGTGAGCAGCATCGCGGCGATCGCGACGACACCGACGACCGCGGTGACCACCCGCTGGATCAGCGCGACCTGGGTGCGCACCCGGCGCACCCGCGCCGGATCGCGGTGGGCGTTCGCGTAGCGGGAGTACGAGGTGTCGACGACGGCCGTCGCGATGCTCACCACCAGCCAGGCGGCGGCGCCGATCAGGATCAGGGTCAGCGTCCTGCCGATGCCGATCCGGTGCTCCACGAGCAGTTCCGCCTCGTCGTACGACCCTCTGAGCAGAGCCGCGAACAGGACCAGCTGGAAGGGGATGCGGCCGCGGCGGAGCAGACCCCACAGGGAGGTCTCGCTGTGACGGTCGTCCACCCGACGCAACAGGCGGTCCACGGACCACCCGATGAGCAGTGCGAGCACGACCGAGCCGCCGACGACGATCACCGGGCGCAGTACGTTCTCCATGACAGAGAACGTAACCGGCCGCGGGCCGCGATGAACATGTGTTCTCGCGAGGGAACGGGGTACGCCCCGCGTCCGTCGCCCGGGCCCCGCGCCCGTCACTGTCGGTGCCGGCTGGCACCATGGGAGGCATGAACATCATGCTCTTCCACTCGACGTACGGTCTGCGGCCCGCGGTGCGCGCGGCGGCGGACCGGCTGCGGGCCGCGGGACACGAGGTGTGGACGCCCGACCTCTTCGAGGGGCGCACCTTCGAGACCGTGGAGGAGGGCATGGCCTGCAAGGACGAGATCGGCAAGGTCGAGCTGCTCAAGCGCGCGGTCCTGTCCGCGGCGCCCTACTCGGACCGCGGTCTGGTGTACGCGGGGTTCTCCCTCGGTGCCTCCCTCGCGCAGACCCTGGCCCTCGGCGACGAGAAGGCCCGCGGGCTGCTCCTGCTGCACGGCACGTCGGACATCGCCGAGAACGCCTCGGTGGACGAGCTGCCGGTCCAGCTCCATGTCGCCGAGCCGGACCAGTTCGAGACGGAGGACTGGCTCGGTGCCTGGTATCTGCAGATGCGCAGAGCGGGCGCCGAGGTGGAGATCTACCGGTACGCGGGCGCCGGCCACCTCTACACCGACCCCGGGCTGCCCGACCACGACGCCGAGGCGGCCGAGGCCACCTGGAAGGTGGCGCTCGGCTTCCTCGACAGCCTGTAGCCGTAGCCGTAGCGACTACACCGGGTCGTAGGTCCGCTCCACGGTCTGCGATCCGGTCAGCGTGCGGTACGAACGGGACCAGGACGAGGTCGCGTTCGGGTTCGCGCGGTCGGAGATCACGTAGTAGTCCATCTGTGCCCGGGTCGGGGTGACGTCCAGCACGCCGTAGCCGTGGCGGTCGGTGTCGACCCAGTGGACGTGCCGGTTCGCCGCGCGTATCACGGGGGAGGCGATCGCCGACACGACGCCCTCGGGGACCTTGACGATGTCGTCGAGGTTGTCGGAGGTCATCGAGGTGACCACGAACTCGGTGGCGGCGGAGGCGGACAGCGGATAGGTCCCGGCGTCCACCGGCACGTCGTTGGCCCACGCCATGTGGATGTCGCCGGTCAGGAAGACCGTGTTGCGGATGGCGTTGGAGCGCAGGTGCGCGAGGAGTTCGCGGCGGTCGTCGGTGTAGCCGTCCCACTGGTCCGTGTTGAGGGCGATGCCCTCCTGGGGCAGGCCGAGCAGCTTGGCGAGCGGCTTGAGCAGGTCGGCGGAGAGGGATCCCACGGCGAACGGCGAGATCATCACCGAGTTGCCGACCAGCCGCCAGGTGGTGTCCGAGGTCTTGAGCCCGGACTTCAGCCAGTCGAGCTGCGCGCGTCCGGTGATCGTACGGTCCGGGTCGTCGACCGAGCCGCTGGCCGTGGACGCCTGCTGGGACCGGAAGGAGCGCAGGTCGAGCAGGGAGAGGTCGGCGAGCTTGCCGAAGCGCAGCCGGCGGTAGGTGGTGCCCTCGATCGCGGGGCGGACCGGCATCCACTCGAAGTAGGCCTGCTTCGCGGCGGCCTGGCGGGCGGTCCAGGTGCCCTCGGCGCCCTCGGTGTGGTTGACCGCGCCGCCCGACCACGCGTTGTCGGCGAACTCGTGGTCGTCCCAGATCGCCACGACCGGAGCCCGGTGGTGGAGGGCCTGGAGATCGGGGTCGGTCTTGTAACGGCCGTGCCGGGTGCGGTAGTCGGCGAGGGTGAGGATCTCGCCCGCGGGGGAGTGCGGCCGTACGACCGTGCCGCGCGTCCCGTACTCGCCGGACTTGTACTCGTAGATGTAGTCACCGAGGTGCAGCCAGGCGTCGAGGTCGCCGCGGGCCGCGAGGTGGCGGTAGGCCGAGAAGTAGCCGGCCTCCCAGTTGGCGCAGGAGACCACGCCGAAGCGCAGACCGGGCACGGAGGCGTCGGCGGCCGGCGTGGTGCGGGTACGGGCGACGGGGGAGTCGGTGCCGCCCGCGGAGAAGCGGAACCAGTAGTCGGTGGCCGGTTCCAGGCCGCGGATGTCGGCCTTGACGGTGTGGTCGGCGGCGGCCGTCGCGGTGAGGGAGCCCTTGGCGACGATCGTGGTGAACGCCTTGTCCTTCGCGACGGTCCAGGAGACCTCGGTGTCCGGTCCGAGTCCGGAGCCGGGGGTCGCCGCGGAGGTGGGGGTCACCCGGGTCCACAGCAGGATGCCGTCCGGGAGCGGGTCGCCGGAGGCGACGCCGTGCAGGAAGGCGGGAGCCTCGGCCGCGCGGGCCGGCAGGGCGGCCGCGAGCGGAGCGGCGAGGACGGCGGTGGCGGCCGCGGCCTTGACGACCGTACGGCGGCGTGGGGCGCGGGAGTTGGCGGCGCCCATGGGGTCGGATGAGCTGAGACGACTGGTCACGAGCGGTCAGGTTACCGACCGGTACGCACAAAGAGCGGGCGAACCGAGAAAGTTCGCCCGCTCTTCGGCTGTTGGACCATTTCGGCCTGGCGACCCGCTGGGGGCGGCGTTCCGGCCGGTCGGCCCGAGGGTCAGGCGGCGAGCGCCTTGTCGATGGCCGTCGTGAAGTCGGCAACGGTCATCGGGGCGTTCTTGCCGTCGGAGCCCGTCAGCGTCTTGCCGTCCATCTTCAGGGTCGGGGTGCCCTGGACGCCGCTCTTGTTGAACTTCTCGGACATGTCGAGCGCCCACTTGTCGTAGGTGCCGTCCTTCACGGCCTTCTGGAAGGCCGCGTTGCCCTTGAGGGCGGAGACCGTGTCCGCGACCTTGATCAGGTAGTCGTCGCTCTTGAACTTGTCGTCCGTCTCCTCCGGGTGGTACTTCGCCGAGTACAGCGCGGTCTTGTACTCGAGGAAGGCCTCGGGGCTCACGTTCAGCGCGGCGCCCATGGCGCTGAGGGCGTTCTTCGAGCCCTCGCCGGGGCTGCCGTTGTCGATGAAGGTGGCCCCGACGTACTCGATCTTGAACTTGCCGTCGTCGTAGTCCTTCTTGACGGTGCTGCCGACGGTCTGCTCGAACTGGGCGCAGATCGGGCAGCGCGGGTCCTCGTACATCACCAGGGTCTTCTTCGCGGTGCTCTTGCCGAGCACGACGGTGGTGCCGTCGGCGCCGGTGGTGTTGGCCGGCTTGACGAGCTTGTCGTCCTTCGCGGCCTCCCAGTACCCGGGCTTGTTGTTCTGCACGACCGCGTAGCCGACGCCGCCCGCTATCGCGAGGACGGCGACGATCCCGCCGGCGACGATGACCTGGCGCTTGACCTTGTCGCGCCTGGCCTGGCGCTCGCGCTCGATGCGCAGCCTCTCGCGCGCCGCCGACTTGGCCGTCTGGCTGTTCCGCTTGCTCATGTTGGTGATCTCCATGGGGGCGCGTACGCGTCGTACGCGGAATACGTGAAGGGGGACCGCTGGTGCTCGGACGCAGCCGCTCAGACGAGAGCGGCCGAGCGGGGCGGGCCACGCCGTCCCAGGGAGTGCACGAACAGGCGGGTACGGGCAGCGGTGCTCCGGCGCGCGGGGCGCGGGAGCCGGCGTACCGGGGTGAGCCGCACCGACACCGCGGCTACGGCGATGAGCAGCGGCCGGAAGGTGGACGCGGCCACGGCGCGCAGCAGCTGGTCCAGCGCACGCTCGCCGCGGCGCAGCCAGGCGGCGGCGAGGAGTCCGACGCCGACGTGGGCGGCGAGCAGCAGCCAGGCGGCGGCCGGGTCGGTGTGCACGAGCAGGGCTGCGGCGCGGTCGTCGCCGCCGGTCACCCGGGCCAGGGGGGCGCCCACGCCACCGCCGCACAGGACGTCGAGGCCGACGGCGCGCAGCGGGCCGGCGACCGGGCCGCCCGCCCTGCCGTAACAGACGTGCTGGCCCGTGGTGAACACCGTGTCGGCGGCCAGCTCCAGCGGGATGAGCAGGGCCGCGATCCGCCCGAAGCCGCGTTCGCGGCCCGCCAGTGTGTAGGCGATGACGAAGACGGCGGTGGTGATCGCGGCCACGGTGCCCAGCGGCAGCGCGACCCGGGACAGCAGCACGTGCGACGCGGCGGAGAGCGTCACGACGACAGCCGTGAACAGTGCCGCGCGCACGGCTCTGAGCTGGGTCCCGGATATGTCCATTGCGGAGCCGAGTGTCCCACGCACTCCCGTAAGAGCCCCCTAAAGGGTCCCTATGCGTTACGGGAGCGTTGTGAGTCCGCCGTCGGGTGTGCCTACAGGCCGGGGATCCGGCCGTTGCGGAACAGGTCCACGAAGATCTGGTGGTCGCCGCGCGCGCGGGCGCCGTAACCGTGCGCGAAGTCGACCAGGAGGGCGGCGAAGCCCTCCTCGTCGGCCGCGATCGCCGCGTCGATGGCCCGCTCGGTGGAGAACGGCACCAGCTCCGAGTGGCCGCTCTCGTCGTCCGCCGCCGCGTGCATCGCGGCCGTGGCCCGGCCGAGGTCCGCGACGACCGAGGCGATCTCCTCGGGGTCGTCGATGTCGCTCCAGTCCAGGTCCACCGCGTACGGCGAGACCTCGGCGACGAGCTGCCCGGCGCCGTCCAGCTCGGTCCAGCCCAGCCACGGGTCGGCGTGCGCCTGCAGCGCGCGCTGGGAGATCACCGTGCGGTGGCCCTCGTGCTGGAAGTAGTCGCGGATCGAGGAGTCCGTGATGTGCCGGGAGACGGCGGGGGTCTGGGCCTGCTTGATGTAGATCACGACGTCGTTCTCCAGCGCGTCGCTGTTGCCCTCCAGCAGGATGTTGTACGAGGGCAGACCGGCCGAGCCGATGCCGATGCCGCGGCGGCCGACGACGTCCTTCACGCGGTACGAGTCCGGGCGGGTGAGGGAGGACTCGGGGAGCGTCTCCAGGTAGCCGTCGAAGGCGGCGAGCACCTTGTAGCGGGTGGCCGCGTCCAGCTCGATGGAGCCGCCGCCGGGGGCGAAGCGGCGCTCGAAGTCACGGATCTCGGTCATCGAGTCGAGCAACCCGAAGCGGGTCAGCGAGCGCGCGTCGCGCAACGCGTCCAGCAGCGGGCCCTCGGCGGTGTCCAGCGTGAAGGGCGGCACCTCGTCGCTCTTGGCGCCGGTGGCCAGGGAGCGGATGCGCTCGCGGTAGGCGGTCGCGTACACCGTGACCAGCTCGGTGATCTGGTCGTCACTGAGCGCCTTGGCGTACCCGATGAGCGCCACGGAGGCGGCGAAGCGCTTGAGGTCCCAGGTGAAGGGGCCGACGTAGGCCTCGTCGAAGTCGTTCACGTTGAAGATCAGGCGGCCCTGGGCGTCCATGTAGGTGCCGAAGTTCTCCGCGTGCAGGTCGCCGTGGATCCACACCCGGGAGGTCCGCTCGTCCAGGTACGGGCCGCCCCGCCGGTCGGCCTCCAGGTCGTGGTAGAAGAGCCCCGCCGTGCCCCGGTAGAACGCGAAGGCGGAGGCCGCCATCTTCCGGAACTTCACGCGGAACGCGGCCGGGTCGGCGGCCAGGAGCTCGCCGAAGGCGGTGTCGAAGACGGCGAGGATCTGCTCGCCGCGTTGCTCGGCGCTGAGCTGCGGGACCGACATCGCTGGGTGCCTCCTGGTGCAGGTG
This region includes:
- a CDS encoding DUF2252 domain-containing protein, whose protein sequence is MSVPQLSAEQRGEQILAVFDTAFGELLAADPAAFRVKFRKMAASAFAFYRGTAGLFYHDLEADRRGGPYLDERTSRVWIHGDLHAENFGTYMDAQGRLIFNVNDFDEAYVGPFTWDLKRFAASVALIGYAKALSDDQITELVTVYATAYRERIRSLATGAKSDEVPPFTLDTAEGPLLDALRDARSLTRFGLLDSMTEIRDFERRFAPGGGSIELDAATRYKVLAAFDGYLETLPESSLTRPDSYRVKDVVGRRGIGIGSAGLPSYNILLEGNSDALENDVVIYIKQAQTPAVSRHITDSSIRDYFQHEGHRTVISQRALQAHADPWLGWTELDGAGQLVAEVSPYAVDLDWSDIDDPEEIASVVADLGRATAAMHAAADDESGHSELVPFSTERAIDAAIAADEEGFAALLVDFAHGYGARARGDHQIFVDLFRNGRIPGL
- a CDS encoding dienelactone hydrolase family protein; translated protein: MNIMLFHSTYGLRPAVRAAADRLRAAGHEVWTPDLFEGRTFETVEEGMACKDEIGKVELLKRAVLSAAPYSDRGLVYAGFSLGASLAQTLALGDEKARGLLLLHGTSDIAENASVDELPVQLHVAEPDQFETEDWLGAWYLQMRRAGAEVEIYRYAGAGHLYTDPGLPDHDAEAAEATWKVALGFLDSL
- a CDS encoding mechanosensitive ion channel family protein, which translates into the protein MENVLRPVIVVGGSVVLALLIGWSVDRLLRRVDDRHSETSLWGLLRRGRIPFQLVLFAALLRGSYDEAELLVEHRIGIGRTLTLILIGAAAWLVVSIATAVVDTSYSRYANAHRDPARVRRVRTQVALIQRVVTAVVGVVAIAAMLLTFPAMRAAGASLLASAGILGIVAGVAAQSTLANLFAGLQIAFGDMVRLGDTVVVDGEWGTVEEITLTFLTVRTWDERRITMPVSYFTSKPFENWSRGTPQMTGIVFFHLDHSAPVEAMREKLRDIVRECPAWDGRDHGLAVTDSTPNTIQVRALVTAKDADDIWTVRVTVREQMIRWLTEQHPYALPRVNTAEAVLPPGQLPGPTRTEPDGAATARHNHAHTSGPPRTGPGRG
- a CDS encoding DsbA family protein, yielding MSKRNSQTAKSAARERLRIERERQARRDKVKRQVIVAGGIVAVLAIAGGVGYAVVQNNKPGYWEAAKDDKLVKPANTTGADGTTVVLGKSTAKKTLVMYEDPRCPICAQFEQTVGSTVKKDYDDGKFKIEYVGATFIDNGSPGEGSKNALSAMGAALNVSPEAFLEYKTALYSAKYHPEETDDKFKSDDYLIKVADTVSALKGNAAFQKAVKDGTYDKWALDMSEKFNKSGVQGTPTLKMDGKTLTGSDGKNAPMTVADFTTAIDKALAA
- a CDS encoding alkaline phosphatase D family protein; protein product: MTSRLSSSDPMGAANSRAPRRRTVVKAAAATAVLAAPLAAALPARAAEAPAFLHGVASGDPLPDGILLWTRVTPTSAATPGSGLGPDTEVSWTVAKDKAFTTIVAKGSLTATAAADHTVKADIRGLEPATDYWFRFSAGGTDSPVARTRTTPAADASVPGLRFGVVSCANWEAGYFSAYRHLAARGDLDAWLHLGDYIYEYKSGEYGTRGTVVRPHSPAGEILTLADYRTRHGRYKTDPDLQALHHRAPVVAIWDDHEFADNAWSGGAVNHTEGAEGTWTARQAAAKQAYFEWMPVRPAIEGTTYRRLRFGKLADLSLLDLRSFRSQQASTASGSVDDPDRTITGRAQLDWLKSGLKTSDTTWRLVGNSVMISPFAVGSLSADLLKPLAKLLGLPQEGIALNTDQWDGYTDDRRELLAHLRSNAIRNTVFLTGDIHMAWANDVPVDAGTYPLSASAATEFVVTSMTSDNLDDIVKVPEGVVSAIASPVIRAANRHVHWVDTDRHGYGVLDVTPTRAQMDYYVISDRANPNATSSWSRSYRTLTGSQTVERTYDPV
- a CDS encoding Na+/H+ antiporter: MDQLALLFMLLLGAVLSVPVGDRFGLPAPVLMTLLGIALAVPDFVPNVDIRPDLILPLLLPPLLYASVRRTSWRQFTANKRPIFLLAVALVFLTTAAVAVVANTVVPGLPLAAAVALGALVAPPDPVAATAVAGQLGLPRRLVSILEGEGLFNDVTAIVLYHVAIAAVVSGSFSPWRAGLDLVLSAVVAVAVGVGLGWAANRLMDLLGDATLQVGLTLLVPYAAYVLAEELHGSGVLAVLTTALFLAEYATDADDVLTRLAGHTFWDVVDTLVTGVAFGLIGLELHNAIRTAAGRWGEMLGWAAAIVAVVVLVRLAWLLPATWLTKRLHAKRDYDEEIPTSWRETVVMWWSGMRGVASVALALAVPLKMDDGSPFPDRDEIVFIAFGVIMATLVLQGLTLPWLVRRLGVRADEDVEKAFEKELAVRAAKAAKRRLKEIEEVEELSEEVSEQLLRRAFDIGTRISPDLGDEERREAYEQRARRLKRVRRIQAEMMSAARHEVLSARSEPGADPEIVDRVLRHLDVRSLR